In Myxococcales bacterium, the DNA window CTTCGTGCCCGGATTTGCGTCGTTCCCGTTCGGCGACACGAACGCTCCGAACCCATCCACCAGGCACTTCTCTGGGTTTTTCGCAGGCTCGGTTGGCGTATCGCAGCCTGTAGGGATCGGGTCGGCGTCTTTTCCGGTATCGGCCGATGCATCGACCGAGCCGTCTCCGCTCACGGCACCATCCGAGCCGCACGGCCCCTCTTCACACACATCGACCCACCGCGGGCACCCGGGCAGCGCAAGGAGCCCCAGCCCGACGATACCCGTCACAATCGTAGTCTTCTTAAGCATGGTTCTCTTCCCCTCAGAACGTTCCGACAACCGTGGCTCCGCCGAACCCGGGATGTATCGTGATACGCCGCGGACGTTCCACCCACGGTTTGATGATCAGAGTGCTGATGACGGCCGCGCCGAGGAATGCACCACCGGCCACGTACCCAATTACGCTGCCCGTCCCAAGACCACTCGCGGAAGACGCTCCATCTTGCGCCTCTTTGCATGCCGCGCTCCCGAGGTCCGCACACGCACCACCGCGCGCAAGCGTCGCCGCATCGCCGCCCTTCGATCCCGAAGCCGCGCCGAGGCCTATCCCGACTCCCAGGCCCACCACGCCCACTCCGGCTAGTACTCCGGGGACGAGCCAGCTCCCCTTCTCGCCTTTTTCCGCGGGCGGCGTGATGGGAACCTTCGGGTCTTCCTTCACTTCGAGCTCCACGGTCACCGTCTGCGACAACGGGCACGACACGGGAGACTTCTTCTCCTTATCGGCATAGCGCAACACGATGTCGTGGGTGCCGGCGCTGACCACGATCGGCTCGGCGAGCGGCGTTTCGCCCGCGTCGACTCCGTCGATGATGACCTTGGTGCCCTTCGGCGTCGTGGCGCTTACGGTGACGAGCGAGACCTTCTTCGCCAGCTCTCCATAATACTTCCGAGCCAACATCGACCGATCCAAGTCGGTCTGCGGCATCTTCAAGAAGTCACGAAAGAGCTTATACGCCTCGACATCGTGACCCACGGTCATCTCAGCCCGAGCCAAATTGAACAACACTCCGGGAAACTTCAGAACCGCATACGCCTGCACATATTTCAGCCGTGCTTCTTCATGTTTCCCTGCCGCCCAAGCCAGAGAAAGAGGTGCCCCCACCCGCCACGGGGAAGAAAGCCTGCGAAGCGCTCGGCCCCCGTGGTTCCCCGCGACCCGGCTTTTTCCCCGCGATTTTGCTTTCTTCCCCGTGTCGACCTCCCCCAAATCGCGTGCTCGGGCTTCGCCCTCCGCGCGCTCAGGGGAGGTAGAGACCTCGCGGCGCGACGCGGAGCCCTCGACAAGCACGACGCCCATTCCGGCAGACCGTGTCACGCGCGTATTCGGCCCTCTCTCCCGTAGCACTCGTTGACAGTGCACCATTCCGTCCTCCGTCGCAACGTTTACGTCGCTTCACTGCTCTCTCGGCACTCTCGGCCTCCACCATAGGCCTGGCACCTTCGCCGCGGCGAATGCCGCCCTCGCGAGCTCGCGCACGCCTCGCGCCAGCTCTCTCTCGCCTCTCTCTTCACCTGCGTCGCTGGCACGGGGCCTGCGCGTTTCCTCGCGTTGCCGGCAGTCCCCACGGCTTGGAGGTTCCTTTGCGCTCTCGTTTTCTCGCCTCTCCTCTGTCCCCTCGTCTCACCCTTCACGCTCGCGCCATGCGCTCTTCACCCACTCCCTCCGAGCGCATCCTCTGGCTCCACCTGCGCAATTCCGCCCTCGGCGTCCGCTTTCGCAGGCAGGTCCCACTCGACCGCTTCATCGTCGACTTCTTTGCCCCCTCCCGCTCCCTCGCCATCGAGGTCGACGGCGCTTCCCACCCCGCGCATTCCGCCTACGACACCGCGCGTGATGCACGTCTCGCCTCCCTCGGCGTACGCACTCTCCGCTTCAAGGCTTGGGTCGTCGAGCGCGATATCCACTCCGTGCTTCGTGCCATTCGCGGGGCGCTCTAGGCCTATTTTTACGGGCTCGCGGCCTTCCACGAGCCCGTAGGGCCTTCCGCTCTACTTCACCTCGAACACGTCCGCGTGCGTTCCGTCGACGCCCTTGTTGCTCGCTCCCGCGCCGCCCATGCCACCCGCCGGAGCAGGCCCAGCCGGGCGGGTCACCTTCGTCGCCGCGTCTTTCGTCGGCTCCTTGCCAGACCAGACGATACCCGCCGCTACCCCTCCGGCGCCACCTCCGCCCGCTCCCCCGTCTCCACCTTTGGCCCCGTTGCCACCATTGCACGCGAGGTTACTGCCGACTCCGCGAGCTCCGCCGTTTTGACCGGTTTGGCCGCTCCCTCCGGCTCCGCCGGGCTTGGCCACCTTCGCCACGAGCTCCGTCCCCTCCAGCGTCACCGTGCTCGCGAACGACGCCAACGCGACACTCGAGCCGCCAGCTCCGCCGCCGAATCCGCCCTGCCCGCCGCAGCCTCCGGCGCCCCCGCCGCCTCCGGCGCCACTGAATCCATATCCGCCACCACCCGCTCCACCCGGGCCTCCGTTACCACCCGCCTCTCCTCCACTCCCGACAAGTCCCGTTGCCGATAGGGTTGCAACCCGGCTAGCGCCCGGTTGAAGGGTGCCTGCAGACCCGGGATCCCCGCTGAATCCGCCACCCATGGCGCTGCAGTCCCCAACTCCCCCCTTTGCGCCTCCAGGCGGTCGCGGTGCACCGTCGACACCCTGGAAGCCGAAGTCGCCCCCTTTGCCACCGCTGCTCGTTCCGCCACCCGGACAGGCTCCCGTGGAGCCACCCGCTCCCCCGGTGTCGTCGGTGACCGTGCCATTTCCCTTGTCGTCCCCGTTGGCGCCTTTCAGCGCCGCGTCGGCAGGGAACGTGTAGTTGCCATCTCGTTTCGCGGGGGCGTCCGCTCCGTCTCCCGCTTCGATGCGCGAACGCAGCACCTTCACATTGCCGCTCTCCGTCACGAACACTCCTACGCTGCTCTCGCTCGGGGTCGCTCCGTTCGCTCCCACGACCTCCACGTCGGCGAGCACCACCGCGTCGCTGACTTTCTCGACCTTTACGCCGTACGCCGCCTTCGACGACACGATCTTCGCTTTCCCGCCCGCCTTCGTGAAGTCGCAGCTCACTCCCCCGTACACCTCCACACCTCGCTTCACCTCCACGCTCCCGGCGTAGTCCCCCTCGCACACCACGATACGCGTCCGCGCGCTCTCCAGCGCTTTCCCGATCGTCTTGTACGGCTGCGCCTTCGTCCCGGGGTTCGCGTCGTTGCCATTCGGGGCGACGTACGCACCGAACTCGTCCGTCAGGCACTTCTCGGGGTTCTTCGCGGGCGCCGTCGGAGTGTCGCAGCCCGTCGGGACGGGATCTCCATCTTTGCCGGCGTCGGGAATGCTCACGTCCGGGCCGGGGCCCGTTTCGGGCGTCGACCCGTCCGCCGTGCCGCACGGGCCTTCATCGCACACCGAGAACGTCGAGGGACAGCCTGCGAGCGCGCTCGCTCCGATACCAAAGGCCGCCAGCACCAAAATCGTCTTTGTCTTCATCGGATTCCCCTCAAAAGCTACCGCCAAAAGCCCCACCACCGACCGTGGGGGATACCCAAAGATTCGAGGTCTTCTTCGACCGTTCTCTCCACGGCGCGATGACTACAGCCGAAATCACGGCCGCAGCGACGAACGCCCCTCCCGCCACGTATCCGACGATGCTCACCGTCGCGAGCCCGCTCGCCGAGCCCTCCTTGTCTTTTGCCGTAGCGCACGCGGCGCTCGACAGGTCGGCGCACGCTCCCCCCTGGGCCAACGCCTTTCCATCCGAGGTCGCGCTACCCGAAGCCGCGCCGAGGCCAATCCCCACTCCCAAGCCTACCACCCCCACTCCGGCGAGCACTCCGGGGACTAGCCAGCTCCCCTTCTCGCCTTTTTCCGCGGGCGGCGTGATGGGAACCTTCGGATCTTCCTTCACCTCGAGCTCCACGGTCACCGTCTGCGACAACGGGCACGACACGGGAGACTTCTTCTCCTTATCGGCATATCGCAGCACGATGTCGTGGGTGCCGGCACTGACCACGATCGGCTCGGCGAGCGGGGTTTCTCCCGCGTCGACTCCGTCGATGATCACTTTGGTGCCCTTCGGCGTCGTGGCGCTCACAGACACCAGCGACACCTTCTTCGCCAGCTCTCCATAATACTTCCGAGCCAACATCGACCGATCGAGATCGGTTTGCGGCATCTTCAGGAAGTCACGAAAGAGCCTATACGCCTCGACATCGTGCCCCACCGTCATCTCAGCCCGAGCCAAATTGAACAACACCCCGGGAAACTTCAGCACCGCATACGCCTGCACATATTTCAGACGCGCTTCCTCATGTTTCCCCGCAGCCCACGCCTTATTGCCCTCTTCGAATCTCGCCTTCGCCTCCGCCTCCGCCGGTGTATCGGCGTACGCCATCGGCGCCACGAGCACCGTCGCGGCGGCAAAGAGTGCGGCTGTCGTATTCTTCGCGTTCATCGTCGTTCGTCTCGAAAAGTAAAGTGCGCCCCTCGGGCCTTCCCCTCGGCGGCTATCGTGAGGTGTGAGCCACACCCCGCTCAGTAGATGTTGTGCGTGATGTCCGAAGGGAGCGGGGCGGCGCTCGGGCGGGGGTGGGGGTCGGTCGTGGGAGGGGGCGCCGCCGTGGGCTTCGCCGTCGACTCGAAGATGCCCGCGCTCGGCGTTGGACCCTTCGGATCGTGCGTGGCCTTCGCCGGCGGCGGGACCGCGATCGTCGTCTCCGTCGCGGGGGGCGGTGGTGGGGGCGGTGAGAGGAGCTTCGGTTGCGTGTCGACCGGGACCACCGTCGCCTGCGCCGTTCCTGGGACCTTGGGCGGGTTCGGCGCGGCCTCGGGGACCTTCGGGTCGCGCGTCGCCTTCGCGATGAGCACCACCACCGCCACGATCCCGAAGATCACGAGCGCCGCGAGGATGAGCGCGTTCCTCGTGCGACGACGCTCGGCCTCCGCTCGCGCAGCCTCGACCGCGCGGGACGACGGGCCCGTCGCCACGTCGCGACGTGAGACCATCGGGCCGTCGGGGGTAGCCTCGGGGGTCGACGTGGGCTCGCTCGTGGGCTCGACGAGCACCTCTCCCGTCGGCACCGTCACCGCCACCGCCTTCATCGGCTTTCCCTCGGCCGCATAACGCGCCACACGCGCGCCGTCCGAGTCGGGGCGCTCGGGGATCGCCGGGGTCGCCAGCGCCGCGTTCGCCAAATCGTCGAGATCGTCGTCGAGGCCGGGAGGCGCCATCGGCTCCGTGTCGGCCGCGCGGCGGCGTCGTGTCTGGCTCGGGCGCTCGTCGTCGTGGTCGGCCGTGGGCGGGCGAGGCGTGATGCCAGGGTCGGTCGTCTTCTCGACCTTCGCCTCGGGCGCCATGGGCTGAGTGTGGCGTTGTTTCATCACGACGGCTCCGAGATCTCCCGCGGGAAAGCATAGTCTCCCAGGGTGCGATGGGTCGAATCCTCCGCGAGGACGCGGGTGGCTCGACGGCATGGGGGAACGTGACGAGGGCGCGAGATCGTCGACGAGATCAGGGGCGAGGCCTTCCATGAACACGGGGTCGGCGGCTCCCCACGACGTGTTGCGAGAAAAAACGAGGGTACCGAAAGAAACTCGTAACCACTCAGAACCATTGAGGCTTTCGTGAACCTCCGGGAGGCGCGGCTCATGGCGACACCATCGCGTGCACGAGGCCGAGCATCACGAGCCCCACGACGAGGCCCGCCACGATCTCGAGCCAGAGCTCGCCGAGACGCACCGGGCGCGAGGGCAGGCCGGCCTTGAGCAGCGTGTCGTCCGAGAACGACGCGGACCCGGCCCCCGAAGGCATCGGAGCCGTGCGCCCTTTTCCCCCGGGCGGAGGCACCCGCACCTTGGTGACCGCCGGGATGGCCGCGCGGCCTCGCACCGCCTCGTTCGGCGCGCGGTAGCCCACCGCCGCGTCGAGCGCCTCACGAAAGGCCTTCGCGCTCGGGGGTCGCTTCTCGGGCTCACGCTCGAGCGCCTGAAGCACGAGCCTCGCCACGGGCTCCGGCACCCACGGCGCGAGCTTCGCGAGCGGCTTCGGCTTGTGTTTGACCTTCGCGCGCCCGACCTCGGTGGCCGTGGGCGCGTCGTACGGCATGCGCCCGGAGAGCATCTCGTAGAGCACCCCGCCCACCGCGTAGAGATCCGCGCTGCCCGTCACGGGCTCGCCGAGGATTTGCTCGGGCGCGGCGTAGTGGATCGAACCGGCGAAGTCTTTCTCTTGCGTGCCGGCCTCGGCCACGAGCCCGAAGTCGATGAGCTTGAGCACGGGCTCTCCGTGCCTCGGCTGATGAAGAAAGATGTTCTCGGGCTTGATGTCGCGGTGGACGACAGGCGTGTCGTGCGTGTGCGCGACGTGGAGCGCGTCGAGGAGCTGGCGCGTGATCTCGTAGGCCTCGTCGGGCTCGACGCGGCCCCGTTTCTCGATGAGATCCGCGACGTTACGGCCGGTGAGGCGCTCCATCACCATGAAGGGCACGCCGAAGCCGTCGGTGTCGAAGTCTTGCACGCGCACGATGTGAGGGTGGTCGAGCTCGGCGAGCGCGCGCACCTCGGTCAAGAAGAGCTCCTTGGCCTTGGGGAACTTCGCCATCTCGGGCGCGAGCCTCTTGAGCACTCCCATGATCTGCGGGGGCTTCACGACCTCGAAGACCTCGCCCATGCCGCCGCGACCGAGCTTGGCCACGATGAGGTACTTGGTGCCGAAGAGCACCTTGCCCACCTCGGGCGAGCGGATCTCCCGAGCCTCTTCTTGGGGGCCCCAGGGCTTCGTCATCTGTGCAACCTGAGGAAGGCGCCTACGACGCCGAGGATGACGAGCGCGATGACGATGCCCACGACGACGGCCACGAGGGCGCGTCCTCCGCGGCCCTTCTCTTCGGTGGCGGCGGCGCGCGCGGCGGCGACCGCGTCGGCCGTCTCGCGGGGGTTCGAGCCGGGTCGAGCGGAACGAACGAGCGCCGAGGCGGCCGAGTGCCCCGCGTGACCGTGAGCCGAGCCCGCGACGGCGGGTGGAGGAGCGACGCTGTCCCGGGAGAATGCGGCCTGCATGGGCAGCGTGCCGCTCTGCGTGCGCGGCGCCACCGAGTGCCCCGACTGGAGGGGCATCGTCTTGCTCGCGCCCTTCGCGAACGACGAGGGCCCCGTGGGCTCGGCCGTCGACGGGGTGGACGGGAGCATGCCCTCGACCACACGCGCGGTGTTCGGGGCCGGCATTCCCGACGACGTGAGCGAGCGTGTGTGCGCCATGCGCAAAGCCGCGCGCTGGGCCATGGCCATGGCTTGAGCCGCGATGTCGAACTCGCCGCTTCCGGGTTTGACGGCGCTCTCGGGGGCGAGCTCCGTGTGCGCGAGCACGTTCACCGAGCTCTCGCTGAAGCCGCGGCCGAGACCCTCGAGGGACTGACCACGAACCGTGGGGGCGAGCGCACGACGCGCGGCCTCCATGATTTCCATGGGCGGGCCACCGGGCATGGTGTGCGAATCCAGATCCGCCGGGAGGAGCGGCGTCGCGTGGAGCGGAGAGATCGAGAGCAGCTCGGCGTTCGTGATCTCGTCGTCCCCGAGGCGCGATTGGGGTTGCGCTTGGGACTCGCGGCACTGGAGCAGCCGATCGGAGACCTGCCGCGCGGTGGGGCGCTGGGCCGGGTCGAGGGAGAGCATGTCGGCCACGAGGCTCGCGAGATCGTCGCTCACGCGCTTGGCGCGGCCGGTCTCGCTGAGCCGAGGAGCGGGGCGGGCGATGCGCTCGAGCGGGCTGTCGAAGTCCTCGTAGGGCTCGTGGCGCGAGAGCATTTGGTACGCGACGCAGCCGAGGGCGAAGATGTCGAACTTGACCGTCGGGAGCTCGCCTTT includes these proteins:
- a CDS encoding serine/threonine protein kinase, whose amino-acid sequence is MPPSPAGQNEPSSASLVTASYKKGEILRAGNQAFRLTRCLGLGAMGEVYEVEDQNLGVTRVMKLLRPELVHARPHLVDRFIRESRGLAKLRHPSVVPVLLSDRLADGTPFYVMEFVAGRSLAAFLAKHAPLEPRVALPILMQLASGLEAVHAAGIVHRDVKPDNVLVWRESAGIRATLLDFGVMKLLADDVHEGFCGTPKYAAPEQLKGELPTVKFDIFALGCVAYQMLSRHEPYEDFDSPLERIARPAPRLSETGRAKRVSDDLASLVADMLSLDPAQRPTARQVSDRLLQCRESQAQPQSRLGDDEITNAELLSISPLHATPLLPADLDSHTMPGGPPMEIMEAARRALAPTVRGQSLEGLGRGFSESSVNVLAHTELAPESAVKPGSGEFDIAAQAMAMAQRAALRMAHTRSLTSSGMPAPNTARVVEGMLPSTPSTAEPTGPSSFAKGASKTMPLQSGHSVAPRTQSGTLPMQAAFSRDSVAPPPAVAGSAHGHAGHSAASALVRSARPGSNPRETADAVAAARAAATEEKGRGGRALVAVVVGIVIALVILGVVGAFLRLHR
- a CDS encoding endonuclease domain-containing protein, with product MPPSRARARLAPALSRLSLHLRRWHGACAFPRVAGSPHGLEVPLRSRFLASPLSPRLTLHARAMRSSPTPSERILWLHLRNSALGVRFRRQVPLDRFIVDFFAPSRSLAIEVDGASHPAHSAYDTARDARLASLGVRTLRFKAWVVERDIHSVLRAIRGAL
- a CDS encoding PEGA domain-containing protein, giving the protein MGVVLVEGSASRREVSTSPERAEGEARARDLGEVDTGKKAKSRGKSRVAGNHGGRALRRLSSPWRVGAPLSLAWAAGKHEEARLKYVQAYAVLKFPGVLFNLARAEMTVGHDVEAYKLFRDFLKMPQTDLDRSMLARKYYGELAKKVSLVTVSATTPKGTKVIIDGVDAGETPLAEPIVVSAGTHDIVLRYADKEKKSPVSCPLSQTVTVELEVKEDPKVPITPPAEKGEKGSWLVPGVLAGVGVVGLGVGIGLGAASGSKGGDAATLARGGACADLGSAACKEAQDGASSASGLGTGSVIGYVAGGAFLGAAVISTLIIKPWVERPRRITIHPGFGGATVVGTF
- a CDS encoding DUF1565 domain-containing protein; the protein is MKTKTILVLAAFGIGASALAGCPSTFSVCDEGPCGTADGSTPETGPGPDVSIPDAGKDGDPVPTGCDTPTAPAKNPEKCLTDEFGAYVAPNGNDANPGTKAQPYKTIGKALESARTRIVVCEGDYAGSVEVKRGVEVYGGVSCDFTKAGGKAKIVSSKAAYGVKVEKVSDAVVLADVEVVGANGATPSESSVGVFVTESGNVKVLRSRIEAGDGADAPAKRDGNYTFPADAALKGANGDDKGNGTVTDDTGGAGGSTGACPGGGTSSGGKGGDFGFQGVDGAPRPPGGAKGGVGDCSAMGGGFSGDPGSAGTLQPGASRVATLSATGLVGSGGEAGGNGGPGGAGGGGYGFSGAGGGGGAGGCGGQGGFGGGAGGSSVALASFASTVTLEGTELVAKVAKPGGAGGSGQTGQNGGARGVGSNLACNGGNGAKGGDGGAGGGGAGGVAAGIVWSGKEPTKDAATKVTRPAGPAPAGGMGGAGASNKGVDGTHADVFEVK
- a CDS encoding protein kinase, with product MTKPWGPQEEAREIRSPEVGKVLFGTKYLIVAKLGRGGMGEVFEVVKPPQIMGVLKRLAPEMAKFPKAKELFLTEVRALAELDHPHIVRVQDFDTDGFGVPFMVMERLTGRNVADLIEKRGRVEPDEAYEITRQLLDALHVAHTHDTPVVHRDIKPENIFLHQPRHGEPVLKLIDFGLVAEAGTQEKDFAGSIHYAAPEQILGEPVTGSADLYAVGGVLYEMLSGRMPYDAPTATEVGRAKVKHKPKPLAKLAPWVPEPVARLVLQALEREPEKRPPSAKAFREALDAAVGYRAPNEAVRGRAAIPAVTKVRVPPPGGKGRTAPMPSGAGSASFSDDTLLKAGLPSRPVRLGELWLEIVAGLVVGLVMLGLVHAMVSP
- a CDS encoding PEGA domain-containing protein gives rise to the protein MNAKNTTAALFAAATVLVAPMAYADTPAEAEAKARFEEGNKAWAAGKHEEARLKYVQAYAVLKFPGVLFNLARAEMTVGHDVEAYRLFRDFLKMPQTDLDRSMLARKYYGELAKKVSLVSVSATTPKGTKVIIDGVDAGETPLAEPIVVSAGTHDIVLRYADKEKKSPVSCPLSQTVTVELEVKEDPKVPITPPAEKGEKGSWLVPGVLAGVGVVGLGVGIGLGAASGSATSDGKALAQGGACADLSSAACATAKDKEGSASGLATVSIVGYVAGGAFVAAAVISAVVIAPWRERSKKTSNLWVSPTVGGGAFGGSF